CATCCATTTTTTGGTCGGAATACCGCGCTTGAGCCGCTCCTTCCGCATTTGACTGCGCCTTTCCCGCGTTTTTTCCACATCGACCGCATAGGAGCCGTCATCCTTTTGGGTGAACACGGCGCCGTACACGCTTTCGGCATAACGCGGCAAAATATGGCCTTCATTCAGGTCCTGCTCCACCTTTTTCGGATCCCTCTCCAGGGGATCGCCGAATCCGGGGCCTCCGCGCAAGTAGTTGAGATACAGATCGTAGTCTTCGAACAACTCCTCCGTCGTGACGCATTGCTTGTCGCGATGAATCACCCGGGCGTTCATCAAGGTTTCATACACGGGATTGTCGGGGTCGATGTCGCCGCCGGTTGGGATGGGCAACTTCTTGGCGATCCGTTCCTTCAGGTCGGTGTTGTGCGCCGCGAACCGATAACCGGAGGCGGCGGGATAACCCCCCATCAGTCCGCAGTCGGTGCACATGTACCCGTTGCCGGAGAAGAACATGGTCCAATCCTTCGCTCCCCAGACCATGCGGAGGGATTGCCATCCGTTTCCGCCGCGGTATTTACCGGCACCGCCGGAACCCGGCAAAATTTGCCGTCCCAGGTAAATGAGCGGTTCGGCCAGCTCCCAGATTTCCATGTCTCCCATGTCGCCTTCCGGGTTCCACAGGGCCGCCGCGTGGCTGATTCCGTCTTTCACGGCACTGGCGCCAACCCCTTCCGCCGCCGCTTCAAAGCTGTTGACAGCGTGGATCTCCCCGTACTGGTTAATGCCTCCACCCTGCAGCCAGTTGGTCGTGTGCGCGTTCCCGGCATTGACTTCCTCCAGATAGCCCCGGCCGAAATATCCCCGGCTGAGTCCGCGCCACAGCGGCGTCCAGGCCGTCACCAGGGAGTGCCAGGTTTCCGAGTGGGCCGTCCGGATATCGTCCGGGTTCAGCCAGGATCCCCGGGGAAGGCCGAATTTGCTAGCGTAATAGGCACCGTCGTTAATCCGGTCGTTCGGCAGAAGGGTTTGGGACAACATCACCCAAATCCCGCTGGTGATGGATACGGAGGTCGCGTTGAAACTGTGCCAGCCCCAACGGTTGGTCCCTTCAAAGTCAATCTCCAGTTTTCCGTCTTTGTGGACGGTGATCTCCGAGGGGGAGTGCATGATCGTATCCACTTTTGCGTAAGCAGGCACGTTGTTCTTCTTCATGGGAACGTCGCAGAAGGAGACGCCGCGGTATTTGCCGGGAATCAGCAAGGTCTTCACCTGGTTGACGAATCCGCGCCGCCCGTCCTCGATAATTTCGCGAATAAACTGTTTGTAAGTGTCGATCCCTTCCTCGCGGATGATGTCCAGCACGAGCTTGCGGATCATGTGACAACCGGCGATCCGGGTTTTTTCATCAAGGATCCAGTATTTTTTCGTCCGGATTGAACGTTGGCTTTCCAGAATCCAGTCTTTGAACAGGGTATCGTTTCGCCCGATTTTCCGGCAGGTGACCTGGTATCCGTCCCCGTACCGATCCACCGGTCCGATCGCCATGCTCCCCGGAGCGATGGCGCCAGTATCGATCACGTGGGTAACGCCCCCCACCCAGCTGACCAGTTCGCCTTCCCAGAAAATGGGCACAATCGTGTGGACATCACAAGTGTGGACGTTCCCGATGCTGTTGTCGTTGTTGCAGAAGATATCC
This genomic interval from Planifilum fimeticola contains the following:
- a CDS encoding hydantoinase B/oxoprolinase family protein encodes the protein MAIQQEELLGKKTGKKGIGWGGKTLKEMRREITRLSKETGHYAGLTRLPLKESDPIRFEKIFSKLRGGIVHARETAKKVAASPIVEQEGELCFSLYTPEADSIVTSTGIIIHVGTMGAAIKYMIENDYEENPGIEDGDIFCNNDNSIGNVHTCDVHTIVPIFWEGELVSWVGGVTHVIDTGAIAPGSMAIGPVDRYGDGYQVTCRKIGRNDTLFKDWILESQRSIRTKKYWILDEKTRIAGCHMIRKLVLDIIREEGIDTYKQFIREIIEDGRRGFVNQVKTLLIPGKYRGVSFCDVPMKKNNVPAYAKVDTIMHSPSEITVHKDGKLEIDFEGTNRWGWHSFNATSVSITSGIWVMLSQTLLPNDRINDGAYYASKFGLPRGSWLNPDDIRTAHSETWHSLVTAWTPLWRGLSRGYFGRGYLEEVNAGNAHTTNWLQGGGINQYGEIHAVNSFEAAAEGVGASAVKDGISHAAALWNPEGDMGDMEIWELAEPLIYLGRQILPGSGGAGKYRGGNGWQSLRMVWGAKDWTMFFSGNGYMCTDCGLMGGYPAASGYRFAAHNTDLKERIAKKLPIPTGGDIDPDNPVYETLMNARVIHRDKQCVTTEELFEDYDLYLNYLRGGPGFGDPLERDPKKVEQDLNEGHILPRYAESVYGAVFTQKDDGSYAVDVEKTRERRSQMRKERLKRGIPTKKWMEKERKKILNKEASLQVLHMYAGSFALSKKFTDEFKAFWDLPEDWLVYEDELDMPIYGAHRAWYRKNDKRLNIEGHTEVLGYGEIRTENH